The Mycolicibacterium boenickei genome has a segment encoding these proteins:
- a CDS encoding aldehyde dehydrogenase has protein sequence MTVVDDGAQVFIGGRFRAAAASTPVLEAATGSRLGDGAAAGEAEVDAAVAAARAALPGWASTPPADRAAAMGRLADELLARASSTDELCTRENGMPIRLSRGANGFFPAGLLRYYAGLVTQTAAEEIRPAAIGHTIVRREPVGVVGAIVPWNYPQALAAFKLAPALAAGCTVVLKASPETALDALIFAEAALAAGLPAGVLNVIAGGPDTGALLVSHPGVDKVSFTGSTAVGRLIAQECGRLLRPVTLELGGKSAAVILEDADLDTTVKGLKNASFVNNGQTCHLNSRILAPRSRYGEVVDALAALTTGLKVGDPLDKSTDVGPLVSSRQRDRVLDYIEAGKADGARLVAGGGIPADQPDGWFVSPTLFADVDNSARIAQEEIFGPVLAVIPYETEQQAIDLANASEYGLGGTVWSADAERATDIARAIHTGTVGVNDYQLDIAAPFGGVKASGLGRELGPEGLAAYQNLKSIYRVGPAAE, from the coding sequence ATGACCGTTGTCGATGATGGGGCACAGGTCTTCATCGGGGGCCGGTTCCGGGCTGCGGCGGCGTCCACGCCGGTGCTGGAAGCCGCCACCGGTTCGCGGCTCGGTGATGGCGCCGCCGCCGGTGAGGCCGAGGTGGACGCGGCAGTGGCCGCCGCGCGGGCCGCGCTGCCCGGTTGGGCTTCGACGCCGCCTGCTGATCGAGCCGCCGCCATGGGCCGGTTGGCCGACGAATTGTTGGCCCGGGCGTCGTCGACCGATGAGCTGTGCACGCGGGAGAACGGCATGCCGATCCGGCTGTCGCGCGGGGCCAACGGGTTCTTTCCCGCGGGACTGCTGCGGTACTACGCCGGGCTGGTCACCCAGACCGCCGCCGAGGAGATTCGGCCCGCCGCGATCGGGCACACCATCGTGCGGCGCGAACCGGTCGGCGTAGTCGGCGCGATCGTGCCGTGGAACTACCCGCAGGCCCTGGCCGCGTTCAAGCTGGCCCCCGCGCTGGCCGCCGGATGCACCGTGGTGCTCAAGGCCTCCCCGGAAACCGCTTTGGACGCATTGATTTTCGCTGAGGCGGCGCTGGCGGCCGGGCTGCCCGCGGGGGTCCTCAACGTCATCGCCGGCGGCCCCGACACCGGCGCGCTCCTGGTATCGCACCCTGGCGTCGACAAGGTGTCGTTCACCGGGTCGACCGCTGTCGGGCGGCTCATTGCGCAGGAGTGCGGCCGGCTGCTGCGGCCGGTCACCCTGGAATTAGGTGGGAAGTCGGCGGCGGTCATCCTCGAGGACGCCGACCTGGACACCACCGTCAAGGGTCTGAAGAACGCGTCGTTCGTCAACAACGGGCAGACCTGCCACCTGAATTCGCGGATCCTGGCCCCGAGATCCCGCTACGGCGAAGTGGTCGACGCGCTGGCTGCCCTGACCACCGGGTTGAAAGTGGGTGACCCACTGGACAAGTCGACCGACGTGGGGCCGCTGGTCAGCTCACGCCAACGGGACCGCGTGCTGGATTATATCGAGGCAGGCAAGGCCGACGGCGCGAGGCTTGTTGCGGGCGGCGGGATTCCGGCCGACCAGCCCGACGGCTGGTTCGTGTCGCCGACGCTGTTCGCCGACGTCGACAACTCGGCGCGGATCGCCCAGGAGGAGATCTTCGGCCCGGTGCTCGCCGTGATCCCGTACGAGACCGAGCAGCAGGCCATCGACCTGGCCAACGCCAGTGAGTACGGGTTGGGCGGAACGGTGTGGTCCGCCGATGCCGAGCGCGCCACCGACATCGCTCGCGCCATCCACACCGGCACGGTCGGCGTCAACGACTACCAACTGGACATCGCGGCGCCGTTCGGCGGCGTCAAGGCCAGCGGGCTGGGCCGTGAACTCGGCCCCGAAGGACTGGCCGCCTACCAGAATCTGAAGTCGATCTACCGGGTCGGCCCGGCGGCAGAATAG
- a CDS encoding acetyl-CoA acetyltransferase → MALDPRTPVLVGYGQVNQHDENPDSEPVDLMEAAARAAAGAAVLEAVDAVRVVNLLSLRYRDPGLLLAERIGAPHAATRYTPVGGNVPQSLVNQACLDIQQGRNEVVLIAGGETWRTRSRLKSRGERLTGTEQDASVPQAPSDPEFEMAGPAEIRIGLVAPSHVYPMFEQALRIAAGEDSDGHRRRIGELWSRFSHVAEANPHAWSRESVPADEIWQPGPSNRMISWPYTKLMNSNNMVDQGAVLILTSVQKATELQIPRERWVFPYAGTDAHDTYLIGQRASFSGSPAIRIAGRRVLELAGVGIDDLAAVDVYSCFPSAVQVAARELGLALDDPQRPLTVTGGLTFAGGPWNNYVSHSIATMAERLTANPGQVGLITANGGYLSKHSFGVYSTEPPRTQFRWEDVQSEVDAEPTVVAEDGWSGTGTVETWTTPFNRNGEPEKVFVAVRTPSGSRALAVVPDLSQAEASIREDIAGAKVTVKPDGTAGLE, encoded by the coding sequence GTGGCACTTGACCCCAGAACCCCGGTGTTGGTCGGCTACGGCCAGGTCAACCAGCATGACGAGAACCCCGACAGCGAGCCGGTCGACCTGATGGAGGCCGCCGCCCGGGCTGCTGCCGGCGCCGCGGTGCTCGAAGCGGTCGACGCCGTCCGGGTGGTCAATCTGCTGTCGCTGCGCTACCGGGACCCGGGTCTGCTGCTCGCCGAGCGGATCGGCGCGCCCCATGCCGCGACCCGGTACACACCGGTCGGCGGCAACGTGCCGCAGTCGCTGGTCAACCAGGCCTGCCTGGACATCCAGCAGGGCCGCAACGAGGTGGTGCTGATCGCCGGGGGCGAGACCTGGCGTACCCGAAGCCGGTTGAAGTCACGCGGCGAGCGGCTGACCGGAACGGAGCAGGACGCCTCGGTGCCGCAGGCGCCCAGTGACCCGGAGTTCGAGATGGCCGGGCCTGCCGAGATCCGGATCGGCCTGGTGGCGCCGTCACATGTCTACCCGATGTTCGAGCAGGCCCTGCGGATCGCGGCGGGGGAGGACTCCGATGGCCACCGCCGACGGATCGGTGAGCTGTGGTCGCGCTTCAGCCACGTGGCCGAAGCCAATCCGCATGCCTGGAGCCGGGAGTCGGTACCCGCCGACGAGATCTGGCAGCCGGGTCCGTCCAACCGGATGATCAGCTGGCCGTACACCAAGCTGATGAACTCCAACAACATGGTCGACCAGGGCGCCGTCCTGATCCTGACCTCGGTGCAGAAGGCGACGGAGCTACAGATCCCCAGGGAGCGTTGGGTTTTCCCGTACGCGGGCACCGATGCGCACGACACCTATCTGATCGGGCAACGGGCCAGTTTCTCCGGGTCGCCGGCCATCCGGATCGCCGGCCGCCGGGTGCTGGAGCTCGCCGGTGTGGGTATCGACGATCTGGCGGCGGTCGACGTGTATTCGTGCTTCCCGTCGGCGGTCCAGGTGGCCGCAAGGGAACTGGGGCTGGCGCTCGACGATCCGCAGCGCCCGCTGACCGTGACCGGCGGCCTGACCTTCGCCGGTGGACCCTGGAACAACTACGTGTCGCACTCCATCGCCACCATGGCCGAACGGCTGACGGCCAACCCCGGTCAGGTCGGCCTGATCACCGCCAACGGCGGCTATCTGAGCAAGCACAGCTTCGGCGTCTACAGCACCGAACCTCCTCGGACGCAATTCCGTTGGGAGGATGTGCAATCCGAGGTCGATGCGGAGCCGACGGTGGTGGCCGAGGACGGCTGGTCGGGCACCGGAACGGTGGAGACCTGGACCACTCCGTTCAACCGGAACGGTGAGCCGGAGAAGGTGTTCGTCGCCGTCCGCACTCCCAGCGGCAGCCGGGCGCTCGCGGTCGTTCCCGACCTGTCCCAGGCCGAGGCCAGCATCCGTGAGGACATCGCGGGCGCCAAGGTCACCGTCAAACCTGACGGCACCGCGGGTCTGGAGTAG
- a CDS encoding quinone-dependent dihydroorotate dehydrogenase — MYAALRRALFLVPPERIHLWVFALLRTVTGPAFLRRALARRLAPTDPALASTVFGVRFPGPMGLAAGFDKDGRGLQTWGALGFGYAEVGTVTAQPQPGNPEPRLFRLPEDHALLNRMGFNNEGAGALAIRLARHTPDVPIGVNIGKTKLTPAEDAVADYAESTRLVSALAAYVVVNVSSPNTPGLRDLQAVESLRPILAAVKAETDKPVLVKIAPDLSDADIDEVADLAVELGLAGIVATNTTISRDGLATPGVADLGTGGISGRPVAHRSLQVLRRLYRRVGGKLVLISVGGIETADDAWERITAGATLLQGYTGFVYGGGLWAKQIHDGIAERLNAGGFASLSDAIGSGVH; from the coding sequence ATCTACGCGGCTCTGCGGCGGGCACTGTTCCTGGTGCCGCCGGAACGAATCCACCTGTGGGTATTCGCGCTGCTGCGCACGGTCACCGGCCCGGCATTTCTGCGTCGGGCCCTCGCGCGACGGTTGGCCCCCACCGATCCGGCACTGGCCAGCACGGTGTTCGGGGTGCGCTTCCCGGGCCCGATGGGGCTGGCCGCCGGGTTCGACAAGGATGGCCGCGGCCTGCAGACCTGGGGCGCGCTCGGTTTCGGGTATGCCGAGGTCGGCACGGTCACGGCCCAACCGCAACCGGGTAACCCCGAGCCCCGGCTGTTCCGGCTGCCCGAGGATCACGCGCTGCTCAACCGGATGGGGTTCAACAACGAGGGCGCCGGTGCGCTCGCCATCCGACTGGCCCGGCACACCCCCGACGTGCCGATCGGGGTGAACATCGGCAAGACCAAGCTGACCCCGGCCGAGGACGCGGTGGCCGACTACGCCGAGAGCACCCGTTTGGTCAGCGCATTGGCCGCCTACGTCGTCGTCAACGTCAGCTCACCCAACACCCCCGGGCTGCGGGATCTGCAGGCGGTCGAATCGCTGCGGCCGATCCTGGCCGCGGTCAAGGCCGAGACCGACAAGCCCGTGCTGGTCAAGATCGCCCCTGACCTCTCCGATGCCGACATCGACGAAGTCGCGGATCTGGCCGTCGAATTGGGATTGGCGGGGATCGTCGCCACCAACACCACCATCTCGCGGGACGGGCTCGCCACGCCCGGTGTCGCTGACCTCGGCACCGGCGGGATATCCGGACGCCCGGTGGCACACCGGTCCCTGCAGGTGCTGCGCCGGTTGTACCGCCGGGTCGGTGGCAAGCTCGTGCTGATCAGCGTCGGCGGCATCGAAACCGCCGACGACGCCTGGGAACGGATCACCGCAGGCGCCACCCTGCTACAGGGCTATACGGGGTTCGTCTACGGCGGCGGACTGTGGGCCAAACAGATCCACGACGGCATCGCCGAGCGGTTGAACGCCGGCGGATTCGCGTCGCTGAGCGACGCGATCGGCTCCGGCGTCCACTGA
- a CDS encoding DUF5703 family protein — translation MTTIQQGRMPPGWDKVVAEDRSEEYDWIPLRLPPDVTRISASIRLSIEAEYRGWELTRVRAYTDGSRRVLLRRKKTASSMPGTPQAPSL, via the coding sequence ATGACCACCATCCAGCAGGGCCGCATGCCTCCCGGATGGGACAAGGTCGTCGCCGAGGACCGTTCCGAGGAATACGACTGGATACCGTTGCGGCTTCCGCCGGATGTCACCAGGATCAGCGCCTCGATCCGCTTGTCGATCGAGGCCGAGTACCGCGGCTGGGAACTGACCCGGGTGCGGGCCTATACAGATGGGAGCCGACGGGTGCTGTTGCGCCGCAAGAAAACCGCGTCATCCATGCCGGGCACACCCCAGGCGCCTTCGCTGTGA
- a CDS encoding YncE family protein, whose protein sequence is MRPIPAGQPVRAGLLALALLLTAGCTSNPADAPPPTIEPAQAAVSPPVAAAPDGEIRELRGHAASSVFDPATSTLAVLTPGPEGQATLSLLAAGKAARDVTLMPAATALSVDGKGDILASTRGGYFRVDVAAAKASKVDVDGANGVDFTAIALRADGNPVLGSADGAVYTLGSDHTVAARLKIFARVDSLVTQGNTAVVLDRGQTSVTAVNPDGTKAAQALRAGEGATTMAADPRGRVLVADTRGDELLVFGTDPLIMRQRYPVPAAPYGLAGSSELAWVSQTAANTVIGYDLSTGIPVEKVRYRTVQQPNSLAYDEKTDTLYVVSGSGAGVQVIRTASGRR, encoded by the coding sequence TTGCGCCCAATCCCCGCAGGTCAGCCAGTTCGCGCCGGCCTCCTCGCGCTGGCCCTGCTGCTCACCGCGGGCTGCACGTCCAACCCCGCCGATGCCCCGCCGCCCACCATCGAACCCGCTCAGGCTGCGGTTTCACCCCCGGTCGCGGCCGCGCCGGACGGCGAGATCCGGGAATTGCGCGGTCACGCAGCGAGCTCCGTGTTCGATCCAGCAACCAGCACGCTGGCCGTGCTGACCCCCGGGCCGGAAGGGCAGGCAACGCTGAGCCTGCTGGCCGCGGGCAAGGCGGCACGTGACGTCACGTTGATGCCCGCGGCCACGGCGCTCAGCGTCGACGGCAAGGGTGACATCCTGGCGTCCACCCGGGGCGGATACTTCCGGGTGGACGTGGCGGCAGCCAAGGCCAGCAAAGTCGACGTGGACGGCGCAAATGGCGTGGATTTCACCGCCATCGCCCTGCGCGCCGACGGCAATCCCGTCCTCGGCAGCGCCGACGGAGCCGTCTACACATTGGGCAGCGACCACACCGTGGCCGCCCGGCTCAAGATCTTCGCCCGCGTGGATTCTCTTGTCACACAAGGAAACACCGCGGTGGTGCTGGATCGTGGGCAGACGTCGGTGACGGCCGTCAACCCCGACGGGACCAAGGCCGCCCAGGCCCTGCGAGCCGGTGAAGGTGCCACCACCATGGCCGCCGATCCGCGGGGACGGGTCCTGGTCGCCGACACCCGCGGCGACGAGCTCCTGGTGTTCGGCACCGACCCGCTGATCATGCGGCAGCGGTACCCGGTGCCCGCGGCCCCGTACGGTCTGGCCGGGTCCAGCGAACTGGCCTGGGTGTCGCAGACCGCGGCAAACACGGTGATTGGTTACGATCTCTCCACCGGCATACCGGTGGAAAAGGTGCGTTATCGAACCGTGCAGCAACCGAACTCCCTGGCCTACGACGAAAAGACCGACACCCTCTACGTGGTGTCCGGCTCGGGAGCCGGTGTGCAGGTGATCCGCACTGCGTCGGGCCGCCGATGA
- a CDS encoding undecaprenyl-diphosphate phosphatase translates to MSWLQVVVLSIVQGLTEFLPVSSSGHLAITSRVFFDDDAGASFTAVTQLGTELAVLVYFARDIGRIIKAWFSGLFNAVHRSADYWLGWWVIIGSIPIGVFGLLFKDEIRTGARNLWIVATALIVFSAVIAAAEYYGRQVRRVEQLTWRDSIIVGLAQCLALVPGVSRSGATISAGLFLGMERELAARFGFLLAIPAVFASGLFSLPDAFHPVGEGMSASGAQLTVATVIAFVVGFAAIAWFLKFLVSHSMYWFVGYRVVLGVVVLALLGTGVVAAQ, encoded by the coding sequence ATGTCCTGGCTGCAAGTGGTTGTGTTGTCGATTGTCCAGGGGCTCACCGAGTTTCTGCCGGTCTCGTCCTCGGGGCACCTCGCGATCACCTCGCGGGTGTTCTTCGACGACGACGCGGGCGCCTCGTTCACAGCGGTCACCCAGCTGGGCACCGAGCTCGCGGTGCTGGTGTACTTCGCCCGCGATATCGGTCGCATCATCAAGGCCTGGTTCAGCGGGTTGTTCAACGCGGTGCACCGGTCTGCCGACTACTGGCTGGGCTGGTGGGTGATCATCGGCAGCATCCCGATCGGTGTGTTCGGGCTGCTGTTCAAGGACGAAATCCGTACCGGCGCACGCAATCTGTGGATCGTGGCCACGGCGCTGATCGTGTTCTCGGCGGTGATCGCCGCGGCCGAGTACTACGGCAGGCAGGTGCGCCGCGTCGAGCAGCTGACCTGGCGCGACAGCATCATCGTCGGCCTGGCCCAGTGTCTGGCCCTGGTGCCGGGCGTGTCGCGTTCCGGCGCGACCATCAGCGCCGGGCTCTTCCTGGGCATGGAGCGCGAGCTGGCGGCCCGGTTCGGTTTCCTGCTGGCGATTCCCGCGGTGTTCGCGTCGGGACTGTTCTCGCTGCCCGATGCGTTCCACCCGGTCGGGGAGGGAATGAGTGCCAGCGGAGCGCAACTGACGGTGGCCACCGTGATCGCGTTCGTCGTCGGCTTCGCGGCGATCGCCTGGTTCCTGAAATTCCTGGTGTCCCACAGCATGTACTGGTTCGTGGGCTACCGGGTGGTGCTCGGCGTGGTGGTGCTGGCACTGCTGGGTACCGGAGTGGTGGCCGCGCAATGA